ACGATAGTCTTGTCGGCGTTGGGATCGTAACGCTTGGTGCACTGTTCCACTTCCTTGCCGGCATCGAGGGTCGAGGCCTGCAGGTTCATTTCGCAGTACAGGGCCTTTTCCAGGTTCGTGAAGCTGTTCAAGTTCTTGATTTCGGCGCGGATACCAAACGGAGCGTCTTCGCTTGCACGGAGGGAAATGTTGCCGTCGCAGCGCATGTTGCCGTTTTCCATGTTGGCGTTGGAAACGCGGGTGTATTCCAGCGTCTGCTTGATCTTCTTCAAAACCAGCACGGCTTCTTCGGGGCTACGGATATCCGGTTCGGTCACGATTTCGCAAAGCGGGGTGCCGCAGCGGTTCGCGTCGAAGTGGGAATCGGTCGGGCTCATGTCGTGGATGAGCTTACCGGCATCTTCTTCCATGTGGATACGGGTAATGCCGACGCGCTTCTTGGTGCCGTCTTCCTTGACGATTTCGAGCCAGCCGTTCTTGCAAATCGGGTGGTCGTACACCGGAAGTCCGCCCGTCTGGGTAATCTGGTAACCCTTCGGCAGGTCCGGGTAGAAGTAGTTCTTACGGGTCCACATGGCGTTCAGGTCGATTTCGCAGTTGAGCGCAAGCCCAAGGCGAATGGCGTATTCCACGGCCTTCTTGTTCGGAACAGGCATGGCACCGGGCATACCGAGGCAAACGGGGCACACGTGCTTGTTCGGGGTCGTATTCACTTCGATTTCGCAGCCGCAGAACATCTTGGTTTTAGTAGCGAGCTGGCAGTGTATTTCAAGACCGATAACAGGACAGTAGTTGGACATAAAAACTCCGTATTATTTTACGGGGAATAATTTAGCAACTTTTGCGCAAGGCGAGTACGCCTCAAAATCCAAAAAAAGCTCTTTATCGCAGTACAATCGGGCCATTCCTTTTCCACATAGCCTAAAAAGAATCTAGTTTAACATTAGCGTTCTTTTCAACGGGAGGCACAATCATGAATCTCTCCAGAATAATCGCATTTTTCTGCGTTACAGGCATTCTCGCAGGCTGCGCATCCATGCCCAGGGAACTTTCCGACCACAAGGAAATACCGGGAGGCGAATACACGGGGACCGCCGAAAACAACAGGCCAGAAGAAATCAAGTACCAGAAGCTTCCCGACAACATCCAATACGTCCGAGCCAGCGATTCGCTCGTCGTCGCCACTTACGACAAACTAAAAGCGGCGCTTGCCACCGATGAAACGGTTCTGGAAATCGCAGACTACCTGTTCCTCATGCCCGGGACTTGGGAAAAAATTGCAAGCACCGGACAGAACGAGACTTTCAACAAACGAAAAAACACGTACACGTTCGATGCGGGAAAGGAAAAATTCAAGTTCCTCTATGCAATTCCCAAGACCGACAAATCGGCCCGGAAGGCATGGGAAGCGGTCAAGCGTGAAATTCGCCGCCCCGCAATATACACCGCGGAACCCGGTAGCGAAGAAGCAAACGCCCTGGGCAGCATAAGCATCCGCGCCATCAGCACACAAGAAATGGAAACCATCGTCTGGTTCAGTCCCTTCAAGATGGTCGAGCCGATTTTCATCGTCAACGACAAGTACCTTCTGGGATTCAACAAGAAGGGCAAGCTGGAAGTTCTCGACGAAATTCCCTACTACCTCCCCTTCTACGAGAAACTGAAGGTAATCCTGATTGAGCGCGAGCAGCAAAAGCAGCAAATGTCGCCGCAGCGCTAATCGCAAGGGAAAAGGAAATTCCCGTCTAGATTTCGTCTAGAGTAAAGACCGCAACGTCCGTCGCGTCGCGGAAGTTCGCGCATTCCGTGAGAATGCAATCGGCGCCGTTCACAAACGCAGTTGCAAGGCGAAGCGCCT
This genomic window from Fibrobacter sp. contains:
- the gatB gene encoding Asp-tRNA(Asn)/Glu-tRNA(Gln) amidotransferase subunit GatB; the protein is MSNYCPVIGLEIHCQLATKTKMFCGCEIEVNTTPNKHVCPVCLGMPGAMPVPNKKAVEYAIRLGLALNCEIDLNAMWTRKNYFYPDLPKGYQITQTGGLPVYDHPICKNGWLEIVKEDGTKKRVGITRIHMEEDAGKLIHDMSPTDSHFDANRCGTPLCEIVTEPDIRSPEEAVLVLKKIKQTLEYTRVSNANMENGNMRCDGNISLRASEDAPFGIRAEIKNLNSFTNLEKALYCEMNLQASTLDAGKEVEQCTKRYDPNADKTIVIRSKEDAHDYKYFPEPDMVRLVTDPAFVEEIRRTLPELPDARRKR